One window of the Xenopus tropicalis strain Nigerian chromosome 10, UCB_Xtro_10.0, whole genome shotgun sequence genome contains the following:
- the mc3r gene encoding melanocortin receptor 3 — MSAKAFAMNTTNVFSVQAVLANATLDPNETLFLSNLSRIGFCEQVLIKTEVFLTLGIISLLENILVILAILKNKNLHSPMYFFLCSLAVADMLVSVSNALETIVIAIQNKYLVIGDYLLQHLDDVFDSMICISLVASICNLLVIAIDRYITIFYALRYHSIMTVKKAIALIVVIWTSCIICGIVFIVFSESKTVIVCLITMFFTMLVLMATMYVHMFLFARLHVKRIAALPVDGVVQQRTCMKGAITITILLGVFVVCWAPFFLHLILIISCPSNSYCVCYTSYFNTYLILIMCNSIIDPLIYAFRSLEMRKTFKEIICCYGMNFGKCG; from the coding sequence ATGTCTGCGAAAGCCTTTGCCATGAACACGACCAACGTCTTCTCTGTCCAGGCTGTCCTGGCGAACGCCACTCTGGATCCGAACGAGACACTTTTTCTCAGCAACCTCAGCAGGATCGGATTCTGTGAACAAGTCTTGATAAAGACAGAGGTCTTTTTAACCCTTGGGATCATCAGTTTGCTGGAGAACATCCTTGTGATCCTTgccatactaaaaaataaaaacctccaCTCGCCCATGTACTTTTTCCTCTGCAGCCTGGCCGTGGCTGACATGCTGGTCAGCGTGTCCAATGCCCTCGAGACAATTGTAATTGCCATTCAGAACAAGTACTTGGTCATCGGGGACTACCTGCTGCAGCATCTGGATGACGTCTTTGACTCTATGATCTGCATTTCTTTAGTAGCCTCTATATGTAACCTCTTGGTAATTGCTATCGACCGGTATATCACCATATTTTATGCCCTGCGCTACCACAGCATCATGACTGTGAAAAAAGCGATAGCCTTAATCGTGGTCATCTGGACATCGTGTATCATTTGCGGCATTGTGTTCATTGTCTTCTCCGAAAGCAAAACCGTCATAGTGTGTCTCATCACCATGTTCTTCACCATGCTGGTCCTTATGGCCACCATGTACGTGCACATGTTTTTGTTTGCGCGGCTGCACGTGAAACGGATCGCTGCCCTCCCAGTGGACGGCGTGGTCCAGCAGCGCACGTGCATGAAGGGAGCTATTACCATCACCATACTTCTTGGAGTCTTTGTTGTCTGTTGGGCACCATTCTTTCTCCACCTCATCCTGATCATTTCATGCCCCTCCAACTCCTATTGTGTCTGCTACACGTCCTACTTCAACACATACCTCATACTGATCATGTGCAATTCTATCATCGACCCTCTTATCTATGCTTTCCGCAGTCTGGAGATGCGGAAAACCTTCAAAGAAATCATATGCTGCTATGGCATGAATTTCGGGAAATGTGGATAG